The Gammaproteobacteria bacterium genome segment AGGCTGACGTGCGTAAAAAAATCGACGTTCAGTCCTTACAACCCGGGATGTACGTGGCCGAACTCGACCGGCCGTGGTTAGGAACGCCTTTCCTGTTCCAAGGCTTCGAGATCCGCTCTCAAGAAGAGATTGCGGAGCTGCGGCGCTATTGTCAGTGGGTTTACGTCAACATCCCCGACACCGTCAACTACACACCGACGCCCCGTCCGGTAGCCAAATCTATCCCAACGCCGCCGGCCGCCCCCACCGAGGCCGAGCAGCGGATTGCGCGCGACATTCTTAAGATCATCAATCAACCGCGCACCGAGCCGGTTTACCACGATCAAACCACGCTCGAACAAGAGATCCACGAGATCCGCGAGCAGCATGTCCAAGCGCGCACCATGATCTTCCAAGTTTTGGAAGATGCGCGCCTAGGGAAAAGCATCGACGTCGCCGCCGCCAAACGTGTCGTCGGTGAGCTGGCCGAGAGCGTGATCCGCAACCCGGATGCGCTCACCTGCTTCAGCCAGCTAAAGAAGAAAGACGAATACACGGCGCTGCACAGCTTGCGCGTGTGCGTCTTGGCCCTCGCCTTCGGTCGCCATCTCGGCCTCGACCGCGACGGCTTACAGATTCTGGGCATCGGCGCACTGTTGCACGATATCGGCAAAATGGCCGTGCCGAACGAAATACTAAATAAGCCGGGCGTGCTCACCGACCAAGAGTTCCAGGTAATGCGCAGCCATGTCCCGCGCGGCGTGGAAATACTGGAGAAAACGTCAGGCATCCCACGCACCGCCATCGAAGTGGCGCGTTGTCATCATGAACGCTACAGCGGCGGCGGCTATATCCAAGGCCTCAAAGGCGAGCAGATCGGGTTCTTCGGCATGATCGGCGGTATCGTCGACTGTTACGACGCTATCACCAGCGACCGCGCCTATCACGATGGTATGTCGGCGCACGCTGCTTTGAAAAAAATGTACGAGTGGCGCGGCCGCGATTTCCATCCGCGGCTGGTCGAGCAGTTCATTCAATGCATGGGCATCTACCCGATCGGTAGCGTGGTCGAGCTCAGTACCGGCGAGATCGCCGTCGTTGTCACCATGAACCGCGTACGCCGCTTAAAGCCGCGCGTCACGGTGGTACTCAATGCCAATTACGCGCCTTATCCGGTACCCGTCACGATCGACCTGATGCAACACAAGACCGCCGACGGACGACCGTGCGAAATCGAGCGAGTGCTCGAGCCAGGCATATACGGCATCAATCCGACGCTTTATCTGCCGTTGCCAGACGTGAAACAATTCTTCGGCCAGCAACCGCAAGCCTCTTTCCGCGATCGCTAGATCGCCGCTTAAAAAAGCGCGAGCTGATCACCCGCCGCCATCGGTGCGCGAAAGCGCGTCGTATCGAGATCGACGTGATCACGCGCGTTTAACCCCAAGCGACGACACGCTAAACGAAATCGGTGACCCAGCATTTGCGCGTACTCGCCGTGGCCGGTCATGCGCGAGCCGAAGGTCGAATCGTATTCCTTGCCAGCACGCGCTTCGCGAACCCGCGCCATGACGTGTTCTGCACTGAGCGGCGCATGCAGCACTAGCCACTCCTTGAACAAATCCTTTACCTCGTGCGGCAACCGCAACAGCACATAACCGGCATGACCGGCGCCGGCGGTATGGGCGGCTTCGAGAATCGATTCCATTTCGCCGTCGGTCAACACCGGAATCACCGGCGCGACTAACACGCCGGTCGGCACACCGGCGGCGCTTAATGTCTGTAACGCTTGTAACCGGCGTTGCGGCGCGGTCGTACGCGGCTCAAGCTTGCGCGCGAGTTCGTGTTTCAACGTGGTAATACTGAAAAACACTTGCACCAAATTTTTCTTCGCCATCGGCGCCAGCAGATCGAGATCGCGCTCGACCAACGCCGACTTAGTGACGATAGTGAGCGGATGATCGCACGCCGCCAGCACTTCTAAAATCGAGCGCGTGATTCGCAGACGGCGCTCGACCGGCTGATACGCGTCGGTGTTAATGCCGAGCGCGATCGGGCTCGGCCGATAACTCGGCGCGCGCAACTCATCGATCAGCCGCGCTGCCGCGTCGGGCTTGGCAAACAGACGCGTTTCGAAATCGAGGCCGGGCGACAACCCTAAATACGAGTGCGACGGCCGCGCGAAACAATAAACGCAGCCGTGCTCGCAGCCGCGGTAAGGATTGATCGATTGGTCGAACGGAACATCCGGCGAATCGTTGCGCGAGATAACGCTGCGCGCCGCATCGACTTGCACGGTCGTTGCCGGCCGCGCCACCGCTTCGTCGAGCGCGCCCCAACCGTCGTCATCAGCTTCATGCCGGTGCGACTCGAAACGCCCATCGGTATTGCTAGCCGCGCCGCGGCCTTTATGCACCGTGCGGGTTAACGGCTTAGCATCAGGTATCGGCGGGAAAGATCGCGGATCTTTCATAACTACACTCTCGCAAACGTCGTCATCGTTTTAGAATGACACGAGCCACTTTGCAAGTTGCAGGGATATCCCATTAAAAACCCCATGGCACAGACTCGACGATTTTCGCTCTGGCTCATGCCGCCACTAGCCGTGCGGCAACGGTTCGCCGCGATTATCGACGAGCTAAGCCGGCAATTTGGAACGCCGCGCTTCGAGCCGCACCTCACATTGGCCAGCGGCGACGGCACCGAAGCCGACGTCATTGCCCGCACAACCGCCCTAGCATCGCAACTACAGGCCATCCCGATTCAGCTAACGCACGCCGGTTATACCGAGCACTATTTCCGTTGCTTGTTCGTATACGCCGACCGCAACGCACCCCTACTCGATGCCCACCGGCTGGCGGCCGAATACGTATTCGCGCGACCGGTCGACGACGACTTCATGCCGCACTTGAGCTTGGTGTACGGAAAACTTTCGATCGACGAAAAAGAAAAAATTCTCGATAGATACAGCCGCGAATTCGATATCGCATTTTCGGCGGACACATTGACCGTGTGCGCACCGGACGGTGATCCTTCGATGTGGCGACTGCTCGGACCATTTGCGCTCGCCGGTAATAACTAGAAGCTATCTCAAAAATATCGAATGCGAATCGCCTTTCCCTCATCCCCGCCCCTTCTCCCGGTGGGAGAAGGGAGTAAAACCCCTCTCCCCCCACAGGAGAGGGGAAGTTGTTACAGAGTTTCAACAAAGCAAAATGGCTTTTAACCTGACGCCAGCCGATGCGCGTGGCGCGTGGTCTCCGGCAATCGGTAGCGCGGCGTTAGTTGCAACACATAGCCGATCGCCGTTTCCAAGCTGATGCGATGGCCGATCGACACATACATCGGCCGTACACCGACGCGCGTGCGCAATGCGGCGCCGATGAGTTCGGCTTTATCGACGAGCGGGCGCCAACTGCCGCGACGTTGCGGCACCGGGTCGTGCGTGCCGATTAACAACGACTTGGCGGCGCCGATGCTGGGGATGTCGGTAACGATACCCAGGTGCGAGGCAAGGCCGATTCGGCGTGGATGCGCGTAGCCCTGGCCGTCGCACACCAGTAGATCGGGCAACGTACGCAACCGCTGCAGCGCCGCTAGCACCGCCGGAATCTCGCGAAAGCTCAGATAACCGGGAACATAGGGAAAACGCGTTACCCGGCGTGCGACCGCCTGTTCATGCAACACCAGCTCGGGATAAGAAAGGACGGCGACGGCGGCGCGCGTCACTCGGCCGTCATCCTCGAAACCAACATCAACCCCTGCCACCCAACGCACCGGCGGTAACCGATCGCGCACCACAACTTGGTCACGCAACTGCTCCTGCACCATTCGCGCTCGCGCTACTGTTCTCGGCCAAGGGTGTCGAACTGCTGCCATAGAAAGATTGCACCACAAGCAAGCGCCAGCAACCAGCGCTTGCTTGTCAACTTCGCCCGCAGCGCAGCCGACGGACGCTTGGAAGATATTTCCGGATTCTTCGGCACCCCGTAGTCACTCGCGAATATGCAAGACAACCTCGCGCATACCGCCGCGGTGCCGGTGTTCCCAAAGATAAATTCCTTGCCAGGTCCCCAGCACCAAGCGGCCGGCGTCGATTGGAATCGACAATGATGTCGCGGTCAGCGCCGCTTTAACATGCGCCGGCATGTCGTCCGGGCCCTCGGCGCGATGCGTGTAGAGCGCGTCGTCTTCCGGCACCAGACGATTCAACCAACGCTCCAGGTCGTGCTTGGCCGACGGATCGGCATTCTCTTGGATGAGTAGACTGGCCGAGGTATGGCAAACAAATAACGTACATACCCCCTGGTTGGCTTCCGATTCCCGTACAGCTTGTCGCACAGCCCCGGTAAATTCATGCAGGCCCGGCGACGATGTCGAAATGCGTATGCGTTTAATCATGCGACCATCCTAACGCACCGTCACGCCACCGCGGACATATCCCCCTTCGGGTGAGGGTTGCGCGCAACCACCTCACAGAGCTCCCAACCGACGATATAAAGCGGCAAAACCAATCTTCCCGGCTGGGATGCACAGTGGCGGACGGCGCGTTATAGTAGCCGCTCCATCCATTCCCTATAGGATCCCCTTCTCATGAAAACCGCCCGCGACATGGTGGTAAGTCTCCATTACACCCTGAAAGACGACAGCGGCGAGGTGCTCGACAGTTCCAGCGGCAACGAACCGTTGGCGTATCTCCATGGTCACGGCAACATTATCCCCGGCCTGGAAAAAGCGCTCGAGGGTACAACCGTCGGCCACAAATCGAAAGTATCGGTCGCGGCCGCCGATGGTTACGGCGAGAAGAACGACGAACTGATTTTCGAAGCACCGCGCGAACACTTCCCGACCGACATGAAGCTGGAAGAAGGCGCACGCGTGTACGCTGAAGGTCCGCAAGGACCGGTCTCCTTCGCCGTCGTCAAACTGACCGACACCGGCGCCGTCCTCGACGGCAACCATCCGCTCGCCGGCAAGACGCTACACTTCGACGTTGAAGTTGTCGAAGTCCGTCCGGCCACGAAAGAAGAACTGGCGCACGGACATGTGCATGGTGCGGGCGGTCATCACCACGACGAACACGGCCACGAGCACGAGTAAAAACTTTGATTGAGTCCCCTCTCGGGATAGAGAGGGGACTGCAGTACTTACCCCCGCACCGCCTTGTCGAAATTAGCATCGCGTCATTGTGACGCTGCATGATGACTTATCTGCATTTCTATCTGTAGCAAAGGGATTGCAACTGCTGATAGTCCCTTGACCGAACGCTTTTTGTTTGCTCGAATTGCCGGCTTAGGAAATACAAACAAGAATAGGGAGTGTTCTAATGAAGCCGTACTCGCCGTCCGTTGCCTGCCTTTTCTTCGCTTGCCTCGTGCCGAAATCGTTATAAATAACCAACGTGCACTACAGGGGGATTTATGCAATTGCTGAATGACGCTATAAGACCCAAGCGTTTATGGAAAGACGAGCGGTTGTACGATCGTAGTCATCCAAACTACCATTTCTATGATTTCGAAGGTGTCATATGCGCAGTTGATAAAAAATGCACTCTCGAACAAGTGGCTACATTCAATAGAATGCATCCAGCGCCCGGAACGTTTTCAAATACTATCCCTGTAAAAGACGGACTGCATGGATTCGCAAGTCTAGGTTCGCAAGTCTAGGATATAAAAACGCTGAATTCGATGACTTGGGTCCAATTATCCATTTTGTATCAGACGATGGGCTAGCAGTTGCAAACTACACAGATTCAACGCATAGGTTATTCCCCGGCTACGTAAAACGAACCGTTTTTCGGAGGAATGATCACATCTTTATACGAACCGTTGGCGAAGGAATCGGCGCCATGCCGAGATTGAATAAAGATCTTGCTAGAACTTTGTGGAACGGCGTAGTTAACAGCCACATCCGATATCGCGCAAACCTGCTTTATCGGACACGGTAACTAATATGTCGATTCTCTACCGTACACCCGTTGCTTTTATGCTTGCGCCTATCATTCCAAGCATTGTCTATGTGTATTTGTCGTGGGGTCAGGAAACGTCGTTGTTCTTGTTTCTGCTTACGATCGTTGTTGCTTACGGGCTCACTATCGCGTTGATGCTCCCTTCGTTTTTGATTCTGGTGCGTACTCGTAAATTCAATATTTATTCTTCCACGGTTATTCCGTTCGTCATTTTATTCTTGCTCTCAATCGCATATTCAGCGTGCTCCTACGGTGGTTTTGGCGCTTTTGAAGCTGGTGGTGACGTACTGGTAATGAACGGCAAGATAACTATGGAAGGGTGGAAGAACATTGTTGGAGACGCGGGGGTAGTGGCGTTATTAGGATCTTTGGGAGGAATCATTTTTTTTATAATCCAAAAAATCCGGTTGGGGGAAAAATCCGAATGAGAAGAAGCAGCCAGCTGATCGAGCTTAGATCATTCTTTGGCAGTGGAAGCTGCTCGCATGAGCCGTTTCAACAACATTAGTAAGCCGCGCCGCGTCTTAAAGTGGACCATCGCTTTAATCTGCGCCGCCGTCGTCGCACTTATGCTCGCGCCGGAGCGTGCCGACGAAAATATGGCGCTTGGGCCCCAGGTTTTGCAACGCGCGCAACACGATATCTACGACTTAACGATAAAAGCGGAGATTGCTCGTCTACATTTTGACAGGGCAAAGGACTGGATGGGTCGCGAGACCATTGAGGACTGGCAGTTAGAATGGTCATGCGTAGGTATCTTTTCCGCCACCCGACGCAAAGAACTCGACGAGTTCATCGAGACGACGCGCGCAACGGCAGCGACAACGGCTGAGGTCGAAAAAAGAGCGGTAAACCGCATGCGTTGGCAGCATACGCAATTCGATCGCGCTCTTGAAGAATGGCAAAACTTCCGTGCAGATCGGAAGAAGTACGAGCCCATGCCGCGAGGCAGTTCGGTGTCGCGTGATCGAGAGCTCGGCACTATTGTCATGGAACAAATCGAGTACCAGGTAAACGAAGAGTTCACCGACAATCACGGCCGCGAGCTGCAAGATAGTTATGCCGAGATAATCGCCGATCTTGTGAGCATTCACGACAAGCTAACCCGAGAACAACCTTACGTGAGCTTCGCCGAGAAATGCCAGCAGTGGCTCGAACACAAGCGGCGCGCCTACGGGCAAGCTAGTACTCCGTCAGATAAGTTTTTCCCGATGACGACGGCACGAACTGACCCCCTCGCCCTCCGGGAGAGGGCTGGGGTGAGGGAAAACATCGGTGATCGTAGCCACGCCGTCCCTCACCCCTTTCCCTCTCCCGGAGGGCGAGGGGTTTACGCACGGTGGCATGCGGAAAAACTTATCTGACGGAGTACTAGCTGATGCGACGCCCAGGAAGACAGGCCGTATTAGTTAGCCTGCTGACGTTAACCGCGTTGTCGATGCGCGCCTCCGCATCGACAACGGAGCTGCTAACGCTTTGCCGATCGGTACCACCGAACCCGCCCGCGCTCGCCTTTCCGCGGGATCCGACAGACGCCTACCTGAACGTCGTCTACGGCCGGGCGATCCTGCGCCAAATCGACGCCTGCCGCACGCTGTTAACAACAGTCGATAATGATCTCGATCTGCATTTTTACTTAGGTCGCCTGCTGGGTCTTGCCGGTGAAGAAGAACAGGCCATCTCTCATTTGCGGATTGCCGCTACGGCTGGCAGCGCCAAGAGCATTACCGCGCTCGGCTCGCTGGTCGAACGCGGCCTGCTCTCCCGCGAAGCGGCCGGACAAGATTTTCGCGCGTTTTACGAAGACGCCGCGGCTCGCGGCGATCCGGTCGCTCAAGTGCGGTTGGCCCTTACCATTCTCAAAGACCATCAGCCGTCCACCGCGGAGAGCCACCGACGCATGGTCGAGCTGTTGCAACGGGCAGCCGCGCAAGGCGATGCCTTGGCGGAATTCTACCTTGGTCATCTCTATCAATTTCCGGCGGCGGGTAAACCCGACGAGAAACTCGCAGCGCAACACTATGAGCGAGCGGCCCAAGGAGGAGTACGGGCCGCGGTCGAGCGATTGGAGCTTTTAAACCATGACGTTTCGAGCTATGTCGATTTGGACGAAATGACTTACCAGATCGCCAGCCCCGATGAGATACGCCGGCCTTAGTGCCAACCACGGTCGCGATCATAACCGTCCATCTACAATCGCCCTTCCGCCTTAATCGCGAGATAACGATTCACCGTTGCGATCGCCAGCTCGTGCGGCGGTACGTCGAGGCACATCACGCCGGCTTGTCGAAGGCGTGCCGCCGTGACATCGCGCAGTCGACGATATTCAACGGCGGCGGCGCGTAAGGCCCCATCACGTGCGGTCTCGACCGGCATGCGCTGGGTTTCATCGAGTACCTGCTCGCGCAAACTCGCGACCAACACCAGATGCCGCGGCGCCAACAATTGCACGGCGCTGATCAAGCTCGCGTCGTCTTCGTCGCGTAAATTAGTGAAGATCACCACCAACGCACGACGCCGCAATCGTTGCACCAACGATGCCGCGGCGGCTTCGAAGTCGGTCACGGTCAGCGTCGGCTGTAGATCGTAAACGGTGTGCAAGATACGGCTGACCATCGCCCGCGATTTGTGCGGCGCAAGATAACGGTCGTGGCCGCCGAGCGTCATCAAGCCGACGGCATCGCCCTGGCGTAGGCCGACATAGCCAAGCAACAACACCGAATCGAGCGCGTGATCGAAGTGCGATAGTTGACCATCGCGTGCGCCCATGCGTCGGCCGCAGTCGACCAACAACACGATGCGCTGATCGCGCTCGTCTTGGTACTCGCGCGAGATCAACTTGCCGATGCGGCGCGTCGCCTTCCAATCGATTTGGCGCAAGCTGTCGCCTTGGCGATATTCGCGCAGCTGCTCGAAGTCGATGCCCTCGCCGCGACGACGGCGCTTGAGAATGCCGCTGGCCGGTGTATGCGCGTCGGCGGCCAGCAGCGCACGGCGCGTGAGCGCGGCGAAGTTGGGATAGACGCATACCGTGTGCGCGGCCGGCAGGCGCGCGCGCCGGCGCCACAAACGCAGCGGCGACGGCACGCGCAACTCGATTGGACCGAAACTATGATCGCCGCGTGCGATCGGTCGCAGGCGATAGCGCAGCTGGCGAATGGCATTGCGCTGAAGATCGAACCGCGCCGGTAAGCCGGTGGTTTCGCAATCGGCCGGCGCGTGGTCGTAGAGCTCGACCGCGCGCAGCCAGCGCGCGCTACTGAGTTGCAGCTCGACGCCGCTCCACACCGCGAGCGGCAGCGAATCGGTCACATGACGTTGCGCGGTCGGCAACGGTAACCAGCGAACGAGCACGGCATCGACCAGCGCGACCACAGCAAGCACGGCACCGGCAACGAACCACGCCGCGGTGTAACCCGGCAACAACGACACTGCCAGCGCCAGCGCGAGCCAGGCCGCCAGCCACGCCAACAATGCGCGCGCCGGGAAAATCATGCGCGCGGTGCGTCGACCTGTGCCAACAGATTACCGAGTAGAGTGTCGACCGTCAGACCCTCGATCTCCGCCTCCGGCGCCAGTAGCACGCGATGGCGCAACGCCGGTTTGGCGATCACCTTGATGTCGTCCGGCGTGACGAACTCGCGGCCGGCGAGCAGCGCGACCCCGCGGGCTGCACGCACGAGGGCGATGCCGCCGCGCGGGCCGGCGCCGATGGCGATGCCGGGCCACGACCGCGTCGCCCGCGCCAGGCGTACGGCGTAATCGGTGACCGTCTCGTCGACCCGCAAGCTCGCCGTCAATTGCTGCAACGCCGCCACTTGCTCCGGCGCCAATACCTGCGCCACAGCATCGACTTCCAACCGATCGCCGACGCGGCCTTCGGTAACATGCCGCACCAGCTGGCGCTCGTGCTCGATACTCGGATAGTCGATGTACACCTTGAGCAGAAAGCGATCGAGCTGCGCTTCCGGCAACGCATAGGTGCCTTCCTGCTCGATCGGGTTTTGCGTCGCCAACACCAGGAACGGCGACGCCAACTCGTGCAGCGTGCCTTCGATCGTCACTTGCCGCTCTTGCATCACTTCGAGCAACGCCGCCTGTGTTTTCGCCGGTGCGCGATTGATTTCGTCGGCCAATACCAGATTGGCGAACAACGGCCCGCGCCGAATCACGAACTGGCTGCTGGCGGCGTCGAACATGGCATGGCCGGTGATGTCGGCCGGCATCAGATCCGGCGTGAACTGAATGCGCGCAAAACGACCGCCGACGGTTTTGGCGAGCGCCTTGACCAGCAAGGTCTTGCCGAGACCGGGTACGCCTTCGAGCAGGACATGACCGCCGATGAGCAACGCGCTTAGCGCTTGCTCGACGATCGCCTCCTGACCGACGAATACCTTGGCGACCTCGGTGCGCAGGCGACGCACGAGTTCGACTCCCTGGGGAAATGTAATCGGAGCGTTCATGAGTGTGGACTCGATAGTTGTTGAGTGGAACGAGACGAAATTAACGCGTCACGAATATGCGCGAGCGTAGCGGCAATGCGCAAAAAAGCCGAACGATCGCTGGCGCCGGCGCTCAGCACGTGCTCGATCTCGGCGGCATCGATGCCGGTCAAACGCTGCGCCAACGCAATCGGCCGGCCGGCATAACCCTCGCGCGCGGCATGCAATTGCAACGCCCGCCGGCAGTCTTCGCGCAGCGGCGCGAGCAACGGCTCGTAGTCGCGATCTTGCGCGTGAAACTCGCCGACCGCAGCTAGATGTTCGCGCAACCCCGGACGCACCGGCGCCGGCTCGCGTTCGATCGGACCGAAGCGTGGCGACGCGCGCCACAACCACGCGAACAACAACACCGCGGCAGCGATGAACACCGGCCAAGCACGCTCGAACAGCCAAGCGATGAGATTGGGAAATTCCGGACGCGGCGCAATAAAAATCGGCTCGGTGCCGTGAAGCATGGCGAGTCGAACGAGGAATTCGGCGTTGTCGTGATCAGCGAGAAACTTATTACTGAATAGGTCAACGCTGCCGAGCGCCGTCACCCGGCCGCGGCCGAACTCGATACCGAGCAAGGCAAAACCTTCCTTGGGTTGATCGACGCGATCCAGACGTTCGACGGTATCGTCGGCGGTGTTTTTCTCATCGTCGTCATCGTCGTCATCGTCGCTGGCGTCCGTGTTCGTGCGGTGCCGCGGCGACTGCTCGGTGTACCAGGTAAATTCGCCGTCCGCGACCGACACCTCGTCTATTACCGGCTGCTCGGTGGCGAGCAGCCCGGTGCTACCGAGATCGATCGTTAATCGGCGATCGCCGAAAGCAACGCCGACGGTCGCGCTCTCATCTTTAGGCGGCGCGCGATAGCCGACGCTGCGCACACCGAGCAGCGCACTCAAGCGATCGTCATCGGCCAACAAAATAATATGCCCACCCGCTTCGACCCAGGCCGCTAAGCGGCGCGCCTGCGCCTCATCAAACGCCGCCGGTGCGGGCAGCAGCAGCGTCGCCCGCGGCGGCAGGTTCAACAGCCGACGCGTATCGGTCACCCGCTCGACCTGAAAGCCAAGCCCCTCGAACAACAGTTGCGCGGCGTGATACGGATTCTTCCGCGCCTCGCCGGTCATCCCGACGCGCTCTTTCTCTTCCACGCGTTCGTAGTAGGCGCCGACATACCACAGCGCCGTGCCGATCAACAGCGCGATCGGCAACCCCCAGAGCAGGACCCGCTTCAAGATTGATACGCGAAATGTTCCGGCCATTGCTGGCACAGCGCCTCCAAACGCTCGAGCGAGGGTTCATGACAGGCATAGGCCACTTCTTGCCAAGCGGTCGTCAGCTGCGAAAAAAATCCGTAACGCGGCGGTACCGTGGCGCGTACACGCCGCAGGCAATCGCCCTCGGTATCACCGCGCAGAAAATCCACGCGCTCGCGATGCGCCAATGCCGACAACGTCGCCCGATAGAGCAGGCTCAAACATGCCCGCGCTTGCCGTGAACGCGCGAGCTTGAGCGCGGCAGCGGCAATATCGGTCGGCAGCGATTCCGGTCGAATATCGAAACCGGCGACTTCAGCCGGCGGCGGCGGTGTTGTCGCCGCGGCACCGGTGCGTCGTTGCCACTGGTGATACAGCGCCCATGTCAGCACCAACAGCAATCCGGCGAGCGTCAGCCACGCGACCATGCGGCCGACGGTAGCGATCCATTTACCGATAAGAACTATTGCCTTACCGATCGAACGCAGCACACGCTCAATCCAATTCTTGTCGTTGCTCGCCTCGGGTTTAGGGCCGATATATTTCCAACGCCACTTGCTGCGCTCGCTGCCGAACTCTGGGCGTTGGTACACCTCGCCGATTTTTTCGCGAGCGCGCTCGGGCGCGTCGGCCAATGTGGCGGGCGCGGTCGGCGGAGCCGCTGCCTCGGCGGTCGGCGTCATCGAACCGGCGATGATCGTTAATGCGAGCGCGACCACCAGCGTTGCCGCCCGCGCCGATGCCGCGCCGGCATCGCGCACGCGCCGGAACGCCAACTCGACGTCCCACGCTTCGAGATCGGTCCGGCGGCTCAAGTAGAGCGCGAAACCGCAAGCGACGTAGAACGGTTCGAGCAACGCGGTGGTGGCCACGCCAATAAAGGTAAACAGCAAGCCGGCAATGAGCTGTGCCGTTGCTTCGTTGCTGAAAAGATAAGTTTCGAAATCGAGTTGCTCGGCGATCGATGCTGGCAACATTAGTGCCACTAAGCCGATTAACGCGAACAGCAGCACGATCTCGAAATGCATCATGGTTATCGTGAGCCAACTGGCGGCACCACCGAC includes the following:
- a CDS encoding HD-GYP domain-containing protein produces the protein MRKKIDVQSLQPGMYVAELDRPWLGTPFLFQGFEIRSQEEIAELRRYCQWVYVNIPDTVNYTPTPRPVAKSIPTPPAAPTEAEQRIARDILKIINQPRTEPVYHDQTTLEQEIHEIREQHVQARTMIFQVLEDARLGKSIDVAAAKRVVGELAESVIRNPDALTCFSQLKKKDEYTALHSLRVCVLALAFGRHLGLDRDGLQILGIGALLHDIGKMAVPNEILNKPGVLTDQEFQVMRSHVPRGVEILEKTSGIPRTAIEVARCHHERYSGGGYIQGLKGEQIGFFGMIGGIVDCYDAITSDRAYHDGMSAHAALKKMYEWRGRDFHPRLVEQFIQCMGIYPIGSVVELSTGEIAVVVTMNRVRRLKPRVTVVLNANYAPYPVPVTIDLMQHKTADGRPCEIERVLEPGIYGINPTLYLPLPDVKQFFGQQPQASFRDR
- a CDS encoding PA0069 family radical SAM protein; the encoded protein is MKDPRSFPPIPDAKPLTRTVHKGRGAASNTDGRFESHRHEADDDGWGALDEAVARPATTVQVDAARSVISRNDSPDVPFDQSINPYRGCEHGCVYCFARPSHSYLGLSPGLDFETRLFAKPDAAARLIDELRAPSYRPSPIALGINTDAYQPVERRLRITRSILEVLAACDHPLTIVTKSALVERDLDLLAPMAKKNLVQVFFSITTLKHELARKLEPRTTAPQRRLQALQTLSAAGVPTGVLVAPVIPVLTDGEMESILEAAHTAGAGHAGYVLLRLPHEVKDLFKEWLVLHAPLSAEHVMARVREARAGKEYDSTFGSRMTGHGEYAQMLGHRFRLACRRLGLNARDHVDLDTTRFRAPMAAGDQLALF
- a CDS encoding 2'-5' RNA ligase family protein; this encodes MPPLAVRQRFAAIIDELSRQFGTPRFEPHLTLASGDGTEADVIARTTALASQLQAIPIQLTHAGYTEHYFRCLFVYADRNAPLLDAHRLAAEYVFARPVDDDFMPHLSLVYGKLSIDEKEKILDRYSREFDIAFSADTLTVCAPDGDPSMWRLLGPFALAGNN
- the nfi gene encoding deoxyribonuclease V; translation: MAAVRHPWPRTVARARMVQEQLRDQVVVRDRLPPVRWVAGVDVGFEDDGRVTRAAVAVLSYPELVLHEQAVARRVTRFPYVPGYLSFREIPAVLAALQRLRTLPDLLVCDGQGYAHPRRIGLASHLGIVTDIPSIGAAKSLLIGTHDPVPQRRGSWRPLVDKAELIGAALRTRVGVRPMYVSIGHRISLETAIGYVLQLTPRYRLPETTRHAHRLASG
- a CDS encoding YjbQ family protein, which produces MIKRIRISTSSPGLHEFTGAVRQAVRESEANQGVCTLFVCHTSASLLIQENADPSAKHDLERWLNRLVPEDDALYTHRAEGPDDMPAHVKAALTATSLSIPIDAGRLVLGTWQGIYLWEHRHRGGMREVVLHIRE
- a CDS encoding peptidylprolyl isomerase; the protein is MKTARDMVVSLHYTLKDDSGEVLDSSSGNEPLAYLHGHGNIIPGLEKALEGTTVGHKSKVSVAAADGYGEKNDELIFEAPREHFPTDMKLEEGARVYAEGPQGPVSFAVVKLTDTGAVLDGNHPLAGKTLHFDVEVVEVRPATKEELAHGHVHGAGGHHHDEHGHEHE
- a CDS encoding sel1 repeat family protein, translating into MRRPGRQAVLVSLLTLTALSMRASASTTELLTLCRSVPPNPPALAFPRDPTDAYLNVVYGRAILRQIDACRTLLTTVDNDLDLHFYLGRLLGLAGEEEQAISHLRIAATAGSAKSITALGSLVERGLLSREAAGQDFRAFYEDAAARGDPVAQVRLALTILKDHQPSTAESHRRMVELLQRAAAQGDALAEFYLGHLYQFPAAGKPDEKLAAQHYERAAQGGVRAAVERLELLNHDVSSYVDLDEMTYQIASPDEIRRP
- a CDS encoding DUF58 domain-containing protein; this encodes MIFPARALLAWLAAWLALALAVSLLPGYTAAWFVAGAVLAVVALVDAVLVRWLPLPTAQRHVTDSLPLAVWSGVELQLSSARWLRAVELYDHAPADCETTGLPARFDLQRNAIRQLRYRLRPIARGDHSFGPIELRVPSPLRLWRRRARLPAAHTVCVYPNFAALTRRALLAADAHTPASGILKRRRRGEGIDFEQLREYRQGDSLRQIDWKATRRIGKLISREYQDERDQRIVLLVDCGRRMGARDGQLSHFDHALDSVLLLGYVGLRQGDAVGLMTLGGHDRYLAPHKSRAMVSRILHTVYDLQPTLTVTDFEAAAASLVQRLRRRALVVIFTNLRDEDDASLISAVQLLAPRHLVLVASLREQVLDETQRMPVETARDGALRAAAVEYRRLRDVTAARLRQAGVMCLDVPPHELAIATVNRYLAIKAEGRL
- a CDS encoding MoxR family ATPase, yielding MNAPITFPQGVELVRRLRTEVAKVFVGQEAIVEQALSALLIGGHVLLEGVPGLGKTLLVKALAKTVGGRFARIQFTPDLMPADITGHAMFDAASSQFVIRRGPLFANLVLADEINRAPAKTQAALLEVMQERQVTIEGTLHELASPFLVLATQNPIEQEGTYALPEAQLDRFLLKVYIDYPSIEHERQLVRHVTEGRVGDRLEVDAVAQVLAPEQVAALQQLTASLRVDETVTDYAVRLARATRSWPGIAIGAGPRGGIALVRAARGVALLAGREFVTPDDIKVIAKPALRHRVLLAPEAEIEGLTVDTLLGNLLAQVDAPRA